A region of Amyelois transitella isolate CPQ chromosome 19, ilAmyTran1.1, whole genome shotgun sequence DNA encodes the following proteins:
- the LOC106137921 gene encoding RNA polymerase II-associated protein 3 isoform X3, translating into MEDIGPVSLDSKKSKDAKLEKLREEAQHEKERGNAYVKQEKWDEAISCYTRAIELVKDDAIYYANRGLCYLKKDSLHQAETDCTEALRLDPTYVKALQRRATARERLGSLRSASHDLIEVLKLEPKNNAAKKQLDTIKARMGTKGAKSKSSPSTTPIIENKSIMKPHGQVKITELPDQPKVEEVVPKVISPDEKWRNGDGEPITVIKPVKKPPHLRSKRMLKPVQIKEIPLGKVSAENEKASTRMKIIEIEDDKAHGDSNNNDSGKNVGPLYNGDKGKGDGKLASPESAKLIAETIFNEKESLDKMVPPVNSVQFMTGWKCLKGHDSAKSHYLSIIEPSKIPSIFENALESDILSDLLRVLTNYTEKYKEKTVKEYLKNICRVKRFSALAMFLSNNDREHIEKLLHHCVVNEAATDEEIADLKNKYEL; encoded by the exons ATGGAAGACATTGGACCTGTTTCTCTTGACAGCAAGAAAAGTAAGGATGCTAAACTGGAGAAGCTCAGAGAAGAGGCTCAACATGAGAAAGAGAGG GGCAATGCATATGTGAAGCAAGAAAAGTGGGATGAAGCTATATCCTGCTACACCAGAGCTATTGAGCTGGTCAAAGATGATGCTATATATTACGCCAACAGAGGGCTCTGCTATCTCAAGAAAGACAG TTTACACCAAGCAGAAACAGACTGCACCGAAGCCCTACGCCTCGACCCCACCTACGTGAAGGCGCTCCAACGCCGCGCCACCGCCAGGGAGCGCCTCGGGTCCCTCCGCTCAGCCTCGCACGATCTGATTGAAGTATTGAAGTTGGAACCTAAAAATAATGCGGCTAAGAAACAATTGGATACTATCAAAGCTAGAATGGGCACTAAAGGG GCCAAGTCAAAGTCGTCTCCATCCACAACACCGATTATCGAGAACAAGTCTATAATGAAACCCCACGGCCAAGTCAAGATCACGGAGCTACCGGACCAGCCTAAAGTGGAGGAGGTGGTCCCGAAAGTCATATCGCCCGATGAGAAGTGGAGAAATGGTGATGGTGAACCGATTACTGTGATCAAACCAGTGAAGAAACCACCGCATTTGAGGTCAAAG agaATGCTCAAACCTGTTCAAATCAAGGAGATCCCCTTAGGCAAGGTGTCTGCTGAAAATGAAAAAGCTTCAACTCGCATGAAGATTATAGAAATTGAAGATGATAAGGCGCATGGTGACAGTAACAATAATGATTCAGGGAAAAATGTCGGCCCTCTTTACAATGGAGACAaag GCAAAGGAGACGGTAAACTAGCTAGTCCAGAATCTGCGAAACTCATCGCGGAAACCATATTCAACGAGAAGGAGAGTTTGGATAAAATGGTACCTCCAGTCAATAGTGTTCAATTCATGACCGGATGGAAGTGTCTCAAAGGACACGATTCGGCCAAGAGCCATTATTTAAGT ATTATAGAACCATCTAAAATCCCGTCCATCTTCGAGAACGCTCTAGAAAGTGACATACTATCGGATCTTCTGCGCGTACTAACGAATTATACGGAGAAATATAAGGAGAAGACTGTGAAGgagtatttgaaaaatatttgcaggGTGAAAAGATTTTCCGCTCTGGCCATGTTCTTGTCCAACAATGATAGAGAGc ACATCGAAAAGCTACTACATCACTGTGTGGTTAATGAGGCCGCCACCGACGAAGAGATAGCAGATTTGAAGAACAAATATGAACTCTAA
- the LOC106137921 gene encoding RNA polymerase II-associated protein 3 isoform X1, giving the protein MDKAFEIQKNVRDNAKTLQTYLTDLQNWEIEMKRKEAALNGEFEQDLPPVRSKIKKEKPPVVKKVPEKRIPSHDYKSWEKFDVDKACEEVDMEDIGPVSLDSKKSKDAKLEKLREEAQHEKERGNAYVKQEKWDEAISCYTRAIELVKDDAIYYANRGLCYLKKDSLHQAETDCTEALRLDPTYVKALQRRATARERLGSLRSASHDLIEVLKLEPKNNAAKKQLDTIKARMGTKGAKSKSSPSTTPIIENKSIMKPHGQVKITELPDQPKVEEVVPKVISPDEKWRNGDGEPITVIKPVKKPPHLRSKRMLKPVQIKEIPLGKVSAENEKASTRMKIIEIEDDKAHGDSNNNDSGKNVGPLYNGDKGKGDGKLASPESAKLIAETIFNEKESLDKMVPPVNSVQFMTGWKCLKGHDSAKSHYLSIIEPSKIPSIFENALESDILSDLLRVLTNYTEKYKEKTVKEYLKNICRVKRFSALAMFLSNNDREHIEKLLHHCVVNEAATDEEIADLKNKYEL; this is encoded by the exons ATGGATAAAGCTTTCGAGATTCAAAAAAATGTTCGAGATAATGCTAAGACGCTGCAAACGTACTTGACAGATTTGCAAAATTGGGAGATCGAGATGAAACGAAAGGAGGCCGCACTCAACGGCGAGTTTGAGCAG GATTTACCACCCGTTCGAAGCAAGATAAAGAAGGAAAAACCACCTGTAGTGAAGAAGGTACCAGAAAAACGAATTCCATCGCATGATTATAAATCCTGGGAAAAATTTGATGTT gaCAAAGCATGCGAGGAAGTAGATATGGAAGACATTGGACCTGTTTCTCTTGACAGCAAGAAAAGTAAGGATGCTAAACTGGAGAAGCTCAGAGAAGAGGCTCAACATGAGAAAGAGAGG GGCAATGCATATGTGAAGCAAGAAAAGTGGGATGAAGCTATATCCTGCTACACCAGAGCTATTGAGCTGGTCAAAGATGATGCTATATATTACGCCAACAGAGGGCTCTGCTATCTCAAGAAAGACAG TTTACACCAAGCAGAAACAGACTGCACCGAAGCCCTACGCCTCGACCCCACCTACGTGAAGGCGCTCCAACGCCGCGCCACCGCCAGGGAGCGCCTCGGGTCCCTCCGCTCAGCCTCGCACGATCTGATTGAAGTATTGAAGTTGGAACCTAAAAATAATGCGGCTAAGAAACAATTGGATACTATCAAAGCTAGAATGGGCACTAAAGGG GCCAAGTCAAAGTCGTCTCCATCCACAACACCGATTATCGAGAACAAGTCTATAATGAAACCCCACGGCCAAGTCAAGATCACGGAGCTACCGGACCAGCCTAAAGTGGAGGAGGTGGTCCCGAAAGTCATATCGCCCGATGAGAAGTGGAGAAATGGTGATGGTGAACCGATTACTGTGATCAAACCAGTGAAGAAACCACCGCATTTGAGGTCAAAG agaATGCTCAAACCTGTTCAAATCAAGGAGATCCCCTTAGGCAAGGTGTCTGCTGAAAATGAAAAAGCTTCAACTCGCATGAAGATTATAGAAATTGAAGATGATAAGGCGCATGGTGACAGTAACAATAATGATTCAGGGAAAAATGTCGGCCCTCTTTACAATGGAGACAaag GCAAAGGAGACGGTAAACTAGCTAGTCCAGAATCTGCGAAACTCATCGCGGAAACCATATTCAACGAGAAGGAGAGTTTGGATAAAATGGTACCTCCAGTCAATAGTGTTCAATTCATGACCGGATGGAAGTGTCTCAAAGGACACGATTCGGCCAAGAGCCATTATTTAAGT ATTATAGAACCATCTAAAATCCCGTCCATCTTCGAGAACGCTCTAGAAAGTGACATACTATCGGATCTTCTGCGCGTACTAACGAATTATACGGAGAAATATAAGGAGAAGACTGTGAAGgagtatttgaaaaatatttgcaggGTGAAAAGATTTTCCGCTCTGGCCATGTTCTTGTCCAACAATGATAGAGAGc ACATCGAAAAGCTACTACATCACTGTGTGGTTAATGAGGCCGCCACCGACGAAGAGATAGCAGATTTGAAGAACAAATATGAACTCTAA
- the LOC106137921 gene encoding RNA polymerase II-associated protein 3 isoform X2, whose translation MKRKEAALNGEFEQDLPPVRSKIKKEKPPVVKKVPEKRIPSHDYKSWEKFDVDKACEEVDMEDIGPVSLDSKKSKDAKLEKLREEAQHEKERGNAYVKQEKWDEAISCYTRAIELVKDDAIYYANRGLCYLKKDSLHQAETDCTEALRLDPTYVKALQRRATARERLGSLRSASHDLIEVLKLEPKNNAAKKQLDTIKARMGTKGAKSKSSPSTTPIIENKSIMKPHGQVKITELPDQPKVEEVVPKVISPDEKWRNGDGEPITVIKPVKKPPHLRSKRMLKPVQIKEIPLGKVSAENEKASTRMKIIEIEDDKAHGDSNNNDSGKNVGPLYNGDKGKGDGKLASPESAKLIAETIFNEKESLDKMVPPVNSVQFMTGWKCLKGHDSAKSHYLSIIEPSKIPSIFENALESDILSDLLRVLTNYTEKYKEKTVKEYLKNICRVKRFSALAMFLSNNDREHIEKLLHHCVVNEAATDEEIADLKNKYEL comes from the exons ATGAAACGAAAGGAGGCCGCACTCAACGGCGAGTTTGAGCAG GATTTACCACCCGTTCGAAGCAAGATAAAGAAGGAAAAACCACCTGTAGTGAAGAAGGTACCAGAAAAACGAATTCCATCGCATGATTATAAATCCTGGGAAAAATTTGATGTT gaCAAAGCATGCGAGGAAGTAGATATGGAAGACATTGGACCTGTTTCTCTTGACAGCAAGAAAAGTAAGGATGCTAAACTGGAGAAGCTCAGAGAAGAGGCTCAACATGAGAAAGAGAGG GGCAATGCATATGTGAAGCAAGAAAAGTGGGATGAAGCTATATCCTGCTACACCAGAGCTATTGAGCTGGTCAAAGATGATGCTATATATTACGCCAACAGAGGGCTCTGCTATCTCAAGAAAGACAG TTTACACCAAGCAGAAACAGACTGCACCGAAGCCCTACGCCTCGACCCCACCTACGTGAAGGCGCTCCAACGCCGCGCCACCGCCAGGGAGCGCCTCGGGTCCCTCCGCTCAGCCTCGCACGATCTGATTGAAGTATTGAAGTTGGAACCTAAAAATAATGCGGCTAAGAAACAATTGGATACTATCAAAGCTAGAATGGGCACTAAAGGG GCCAAGTCAAAGTCGTCTCCATCCACAACACCGATTATCGAGAACAAGTCTATAATGAAACCCCACGGCCAAGTCAAGATCACGGAGCTACCGGACCAGCCTAAAGTGGAGGAGGTGGTCCCGAAAGTCATATCGCCCGATGAGAAGTGGAGAAATGGTGATGGTGAACCGATTACTGTGATCAAACCAGTGAAGAAACCACCGCATTTGAGGTCAAAG agaATGCTCAAACCTGTTCAAATCAAGGAGATCCCCTTAGGCAAGGTGTCTGCTGAAAATGAAAAAGCTTCAACTCGCATGAAGATTATAGAAATTGAAGATGATAAGGCGCATGGTGACAGTAACAATAATGATTCAGGGAAAAATGTCGGCCCTCTTTACAATGGAGACAaag GCAAAGGAGACGGTAAACTAGCTAGTCCAGAATCTGCGAAACTCATCGCGGAAACCATATTCAACGAGAAGGAGAGTTTGGATAAAATGGTACCTCCAGTCAATAGTGTTCAATTCATGACCGGATGGAAGTGTCTCAAAGGACACGATTCGGCCAAGAGCCATTATTTAAGT ATTATAGAACCATCTAAAATCCCGTCCATCTTCGAGAACGCTCTAGAAAGTGACATACTATCGGATCTTCTGCGCGTACTAACGAATTATACGGAGAAATATAAGGAGAAGACTGTGAAGgagtatttgaaaaatatttgcaggGTGAAAAGATTTTCCGCTCTGGCCATGTTCTTGTCCAACAATGATAGAGAGc ACATCGAAAAGCTACTACATCACTGTGTGGTTAATGAGGCCGCCACCGACGAAGAGATAGCAGATTTGAAGAACAAATATGAACTCTAA